From one Amycolatopsis sp. FDAARGOS 1241 genomic stretch:
- a CDS encoding DUF4233 domain-containing protein, which produces MSETPAVTPPPKDPMKGFRGVLSGTLIMEAITVALALPVVNKLGGGITTATGWTVIGIAVALLVLCGLLKHPWAVPVVLVLQVALIALAFVLPAIAILGAIFLAAFLWFLHLRRDVARRMAAGTLPSQQQQQR; this is translated from the coding sequence ATGAGCGAGACCCCGGCGGTCACGCCGCCGCCCAAGGACCCGATGAAGGGCTTCCGCGGCGTGCTCTCGGGCACGCTGATCATGGAGGCCATCACCGTCGCGCTCGCGCTGCCGGTGGTCAACAAGCTCGGCGGCGGTATCACCACCGCCACGGGCTGGACGGTCATCGGGATCGCCGTGGCGCTGCTCGTGCTGTGCGGCCTGCTGAAGCACCCGTGGGCGGTGCCGGTGGTGCTCGTGCTGCAGGTCGCGCTCATCGCGCTGGCCTTCGTGCTGCCCGCCATCGCGATTCTGGGCGCGATCTTCCTCGCCGCGTTCCTCTGGTTCCTGCACCTGCGCCGCGACGTCGCCCGCCGGATGGCAGCCGGGACGCTGCCCAGCCAGCAGCAACAGCAGCGCTGA
- a CDS encoding epoxide hydrolase family protein: protein MNRQTGDVQAFEAHASDADLDDLHARLAAARLPEAETVHRAAPGPRRWEQGVPLADLVDVVNYWRTGYNWRSFEERLNQIGQFRTTIDELGIHFLHRRSTRADATPLLLTHGWPGSIAEFIDVVDELADPKTADAPAFHVVAPSLPGFGYSDKPATTGWGTEKIAAAWVELMGRLGYDEFAAHGGDWGGNITTVLGGRFPAHVLGIHTTFAEAPPGLTTDGLTAVEREWTEETHDFWLHRAAYAKQQATRPQTIGYSLVDSPVGLLAWILDKFAEWTDTEDSPFETISRDRILDDVTLYWLTRTGASAARIYYESHNSLDPELRVDVPSAITMYPRDIEKCPRPWAQERYRQIVRWRSPESGGHFPSLEVPGYFVQDLQEGLAAVLATHR from the coding sequence ATGAACCGGCAAACCGGCGACGTGCAAGCATTCGAAGCCCACGCGTCTGACGCCGACCTCGACGATCTGCACGCACGATTGGCCGCGGCGCGGCTGCCGGAAGCCGAGACGGTCCATCGCGCCGCGCCCGGCCCTCGCCGATGGGAACAGGGGGTTCCTCTCGCCGACCTCGTCGACGTCGTGAACTACTGGCGCACCGGGTACAACTGGCGGTCGTTCGAAGAGCGCCTCAACCAGATCGGCCAGTTCCGCACGACCATTGACGAGCTGGGAATCCACTTCCTCCACCGCCGATCCACGCGCGCTGATGCCACTCCTCTGCTCTTGACGCACGGCTGGCCAGGCAGCATTGCCGAGTTCATCGATGTAGTGGACGAGCTGGCAGATCCGAAAACCGCCGACGCGCCGGCGTTCCACGTTGTGGCTCCGTCGTTACCAGGCTTTGGTTACAGCGACAAGCCGGCCACCACCGGATGGGGAACCGAAAAGATCGCGGCCGCCTGGGTGGAACTGATGGGCAGGCTCGGCTACGACGAGTTCGCAGCCCACGGCGGCGACTGGGGAGGCAATATCACCACGGTTCTCGGCGGCAGGTTCCCGGCGCACGTTCTCGGGATCCACACGACGTTCGCGGAGGCACCGCCCGGGTTGACAACGGACGGGCTGACGGCGGTCGAGCGCGAGTGGACCGAAGAAACCCACGATTTCTGGCTCCACCGCGCGGCGTACGCGAAGCAGCAGGCGACCCGGCCGCAGACCATCGGCTACTCGCTCGTCGACTCACCGGTCGGGCTCCTCGCCTGGATCCTTGACAAGTTCGCCGAGTGGACGGATACCGAAGACAGCCCGTTCGAGACGATTTCCCGAGACCGCATTCTCGACGACGTCACCCTGTACTGGCTGACGCGGACCGGCGCATCGGCAGCCCGCATTTACTACGAAAGCCACAACTCGCTGGACCCCGAACTTCGGGTGGACGTGCCGTCGGCAATCACCATGTATCCCCGCGACATCGAGAAGTGTCCGCGCCCCTGGGCGCAGGAGCGGTACCGGCAGATCGTCCGGTGGAGGTCGCCTGAATCCGGTGGGCATTTCCCGTCACTGGAGGTTCCGGGGTATTTTGTCCAGGATCTGCAAGAAGGCCTCGCGGCCGTGCTGGCCACTCATCGGTGA
- a CDS encoding ABATE domain-containing protein, which translates to MSARFPDFRLGKVLATSFTGTLSERHGDAVERIPTPNRLVDWLAVSGLAVESCTTARLERARELREAIHTAATAAARQDPLPASAVQVINDCSTQGRAAAILTPEGNRQWRLSSASSVEDALSVIAADAISILAGERDGKLALCASPTCQAAFFDTSQSRTRRWCDMNTCGNRQKKARFNANQRKNPRSAQ; encoded by the coding sequence ATGAGTGCTCGATTCCCTGACTTCCGTCTCGGTAAGGTGCTGGCGACCAGCTTCACGGGGACCCTGTCGGAACGTCATGGCGACGCTGTGGAGCGCATCCCCACGCCGAACCGGCTGGTCGACTGGCTGGCGGTGAGCGGCCTCGCCGTGGAGTCCTGCACCACCGCCCGGCTCGAACGCGCCCGGGAGCTGCGGGAAGCAATTCACACCGCCGCGACAGCGGCCGCGCGCCAAGACCCTCTCCCCGCGTCTGCTGTCCAGGTCATCAACGACTGCAGCACCCAGGGTCGGGCCGCGGCCATCCTGACGCCCGAGGGCAACCGGCAATGGCGCCTCAGCTCGGCTTCCTCCGTGGAAGACGCCCTGAGCGTCATCGCCGCCGACGCGATCAGCATCCTCGCCGGCGAACGAGACGGAAAACTGGCCTTGTGCGCATCGCCGACCTGCCAAGCCGCCTTCTTCGACACCAGCCAAAGCCGCACCCGCAGATGGTGCGACATGAACACGTGCGGGAATCGCCAGAAGAAGGCGCGCTTCAATGCCAACCAGCGCAAGAACCCGAGATCGGCACAATAA
- the ndk gene encoding nucleoside-diphosphate kinase, which produces MTERTLVLVKPDGVARGLVGEVISRIERKGLKLAALELRTVERSLAEEHYAEHKERPFFGDLLEFITSGQVVAIAVEGPRAIAAFRQLAGGTDPVEKATPGTLRGDYGLETQFNLVHGSDSPESAERELKLWFPDL; this is translated from the coding sequence GTGACTGAACGCACGCTGGTCCTCGTCAAGCCCGATGGCGTCGCGCGCGGCCTCGTCGGCGAGGTCATCTCGCGCATCGAGCGCAAGGGCCTGAAGCTGGCCGCCCTCGAGCTGCGCACCGTGGAGCGCTCACTGGCCGAGGAGCACTACGCCGAGCACAAGGAGCGCCCGTTCTTCGGCGACCTGCTGGAGTTCATCACGTCGGGCCAGGTCGTCGCGATCGCCGTGGAGGGGCCGCGCGCCATCGCCGCGTTCCGCCAGCTGGCCGGCGGCACCGACCCGGTCGAGAAGGCCACGCCGGGCACCCTGCGCGGCGACTACGGCCTCGAGACCCAGTTCAACCTGGTACACGGCTCGGACTCCCCGGAGTCGGCCGAGCGTGAGCTGAAGCTGTGGTTCCCGGACCTGTGA
- a CDS encoding maleylpyruvate isomerase family mycothiol-dependent enzyme gives MTTLPLPARDYLPHLRALTTSFTDVARSADAGVAVPDCAGWTWPDLVTHLGNVHRWSATVVRTGEPQKQEFSTPADGDLAGWYAESAAVLLAALEDADPGDRCWHFCGTAKTKAFWFRRQVHETAVHLVDAHRCAGSTPALDPLVSADGVDEVLGAMLPRITRWHEPPPLAAPLTLRATDTGHTWTLVPGALPALGEAEPAAVVEATAQELLTLLWKRGQVTPHVTGDEDLAHAFLKAPLTP, from the coding sequence ATGACCACGTTGCCGCTGCCCGCCCGTGACTACCTCCCGCACCTGCGCGCGCTCACGACGTCCTTCACCGACGTGGCGCGCTCGGCCGACGCGGGCGTGGCCGTGCCGGACTGCGCCGGCTGGACGTGGCCCGACCTTGTGACGCACCTGGGTAACGTGCACCGCTGGTCCGCGACGGTCGTGCGTACCGGCGAGCCGCAGAAGCAGGAGTTCTCGACTCCGGCGGACGGCGACCTCGCCGGCTGGTACGCCGAGAGCGCGGCCGTGCTGCTGGCGGCGCTCGAAGACGCCGATCCCGGCGACCGGTGCTGGCACTTCTGCGGCACCGCGAAGACGAAAGCGTTCTGGTTCCGCCGCCAGGTCCACGAAACCGCGGTGCACCTGGTCGACGCTCACCGCTGCGCCGGGTCCACGCCGGCCCTCGACCCGCTCGTCTCCGCCGACGGCGTCGACGAGGTGCTGGGCGCGATGCTGCCGCGGATCACGCGCTGGCACGAACCGCCGCCGCTCGCCGCTCCGCTCACGCTGCGCGCCACGGACACCGGGCACACGTGGACGCTCGTCCCCGGGGCGCTGCCCGCGCTGGGCGAAGCCGAGCCCGCCGCCGTCGTCGAAGCCACCGCGCAGGAGCTGCTGACGCTGCTCTGGAAGCGCGGCCAGGTCA